The proteins below come from a single Methanothrix thermoacetophila PT genomic window:
- a CDS encoding class I SAM-dependent methyltransferase, producing the protein MTRATCERDRLAVVVRRSEAANVIGMLLEGGLLDKRRKIVRRGGMVEIPVLKERAGIQIIEQQSPEYYLKMPELSDLLDGAIPERLRDLLPSGWFILGDTIIVRIHPALSEHKQIIGNALLRLYPRCRCVLADHGVRGQFREPCREVIAGTPGETIHRENGVLFKLDPMKIMFSQGNLKERMRMASLGKDEVVVDMFAGIGYFSLPMAVHSRPYRITAIEINPVAHRYLVENIRLNRVEEIVEPVLGDCALLTPEGEADRVIMGMVGITDRYLRKGIEALRHGGILHYHQNVPAWQYPDALMRPPVHAAALLGRSAEPIGCHKIKKYAPGIIHGVADIRIC; encoded by the coding sequence TTGACCAGAGCTACATGCGAACGCGATAGACTTGCTGTGGTGGTAAGGAGATCTGAGGCAGCTAACGTCATCGGAATGCTTCTAGAGGGCGGGCTGCTCGATAAGCGCAGGAAGATCGTGCGGAGAGGGGGGATGGTTGAGATTCCTGTACTGAAAGAGAGAGCTGGGATTCAGATCATCGAGCAGCAATCTCCAGAGTACTATCTCAAAATGCCGGAGCTCTCAGATCTCCTAGACGGAGCGATTCCAGAGCGGCTCAGAGATCTCCTCCCGAGTGGCTGGTTCATACTGGGAGACACGATAATAGTCAGGATCCACCCTGCCCTCTCAGAGCACAAGCAGATTATAGGCAATGCTCTTCTCAGGCTCTATCCAAGATGCAGATGCGTTCTTGCAGATCATGGAGTCAGAGGCCAGTTCAGGGAGCCATGCAGGGAGGTGATCGCAGGGACACCTGGGGAGACGATCCACAGGGAGAACGGAGTTCTCTTCAAGCTGGATCCGATGAAGATAATGTTCTCCCAGGGCAACCTGAAGGAGAGGATGCGGATGGCATCTCTCGGTAAAGATGAGGTCGTCGTTGATATGTTCGCAGGGATCGGTTACTTCTCCCTGCCGATGGCCGTGCACTCAAGACCATATAGGATCACCGCGATCGAGATAAATCCAGTCGCTCACAGATACCTGGTGGAGAATATCCGGCTGAATCGCGTTGAAGAAATCGTCGAGCCGGTGCTTGGCGACTGTGCTCTTCTGACACCTGAAGGAGAGGCAGACAGGGTCATAATGGGCATGGTGGGGATAACCGACAGATACCTGAGAAAGGGGATAGAGGCACTGAGGCACGGAGGCATCCTGCATTACCACCAGAACGTGCCCGCATGGCAGTATCCCGACGCCCTGATGAGACCTCCTGTGCATGCTGCAGCACTTCTCGGGAGATCTGCGGAGCCCATCGGATGCCATAAAATCAAGAAGTATGCGCCAGGGATCATACACGGGGTCGCGGACATCAGGATATGCTGA
- a CDS encoding CRISPR-associated protein Cas4 yields MLVRIHDIGLYLRCPMLVYLEFMGRECFRADIERTILRHLALYSAPDDLRGDMSKVVRDLATVHRIPEEDVVRSIDGMRDSISRIASVPRDLIKPCDIEVELRSERLGLSGILDRLVRPEPRRRGLLGMLLGGEDKMIPSIVRTGRSPGEGVWRRDRIQLAGYAMLLEERFGVEVSTGQVEYVRDGEMRRIRIRSLDRSRALWVRDRVREIRDGEMPDVRGERCDSCEMAGICGIKSCTISRML; encoded by the coding sequence ATGCTTGTCAGGATTCACGACATAGGGCTCTACCTGAGGTGCCCGATGCTGGTCTATCTGGAGTTTATGGGCAGAGAATGCTTCAGAGCTGACATCGAGCGCACTATTCTCCGACACCTCGCGCTTTACTCCGCACCAGATGACCTACGCGGAGATATGTCTAAGGTTGTTAGAGACTTGGCGACAGTCCACCGAATCCCTGAGGAAGACGTCGTCAGATCCATCGATGGTATGAGGGACTCGATCTCCAGGATCGCGTCTGTTCCGAGGGATCTCATAAAGCCATGCGATATCGAGGTGGAGCTGCGCTCAGAGCGCCTGGGGCTCTCCGGCATCCTGGACAGGCTGGTCAGGCCCGAGCCCCGGCGGCGAGGGCTGCTTGGAATGCTGCTGGGCGGAGAGGATAAGATGATTCCATCCATAGTCCGCACCGGCAGATCACCAGGAGAGGGTGTGTGGAGACGGGACAGGATACAGCTCGCTGGATACGCGATGCTCCTGGAGGAGCGCTTTGGCGTGGAGGTATCCACGGGACAGGTGGAGTATGTGCGCGATGGGGAGATGAGACGCATTCGCATCAGAAGCCTGGACAGATCGAGGGCGCTCTGGGTTAGGGACCGCGTGCGTGAGATACGCGATGGAGAGATGCCTGATGTGAGGGGCGAGAGATGCGATTCGTGTGAGATGGCCGGGATTTGCGGGATCAAAAGCTGCACGATCTCCAGGATGCTCTGA
- a CDS encoding rubrerythrin family protein has translation MSKTEEYLKEAFAGESQANRRYLAFAEKAEKDGYPQVARLFRAAAEAETVHAMNHLRALNAIRSTKENLEEAVAGETHEFKDMYPEMLKTARDEGKKAAEISFRYANEVEKVHAELYKEALAKLEESKEEYPYFVCPVCGMTVGREPPERCPICGAKGSSFRRID, from the coding sequence ATGTCCAAGACAGAGGAGTACCTGAAGGAGGCGTTTGCCGGAGAGTCGCAGGCGAACAGGAGATACCTGGCATTTGCTGAGAAGGCGGAGAAGGACGGGTATCCGCAGGTCGCCAGGCTCTTCCGGGCAGCAGCTGAGGCTGAGACAGTCCATGCAATGAACCATCTGAGAGCGCTTAACGCCATACGCTCGACGAAGGAGAACCTCGAGGAGGCGGTGGCAGGAGAGACGCACGAGTTCAAGGATATGTACCCCGAGATGCTGAAGACCGCCAGGGATGAAGGAAAGAAGGCCGCTGAGATATCGTTTCGCTATGCAAATGAGGTGGAGAAGGTCCACGCAGAGCTCTACAAGGAGGCACTGGCAAAGCTGGAAGAGTCAAAGGAGGAGTATCCCTACTTCGTATGCCCGGTATGTGGGATGACCGTCGGAAGGGAGCCTCCAGAGAGATGCCCGATATGCGGAGCTAAGGGATCGTCGTTCAGGCGGATAGACTGA
- a CDS encoding CxxC-x17-CxxC domain-containing protein, whose translation MRFGNRGGFNRGPREMHDVICSDCGKQTQVPFKPDGSRPVYCKECYQKHRPARVR comes from the coding sequence ATGAGATTTGGTAACAGGGGTGGCTTCAACCGCGGCCCAAGAGAGATGCATGATGTGATATGCTCAGATTGCGGTAAACAGACGCAGGTTCCATTCAAGCCCGATGGGTCCAGGCCCGTATACTGCAAGGAGTGCTATCAGAAACACAGGCCCGCAAGGGTGAGATGA
- the nifU gene encoding Fe-S cluster assembly scaffold protein NifU, with protein sequence MIQQTGYSKKVMEHFMNPRNVGVIDDPDGYGKVGNPVCGDLMEIFIKVGDEKIEDIKFRTFGCGAAIATSSMITEMARGKSLEEAMRITRNDVADALDGLPPQKMHCSNLAADALHAAINDYLSKKQKH encoded by the coding sequence ATGATTCAGCAGACCGGCTACAGCAAAAAGGTGATGGAGCACTTCATGAACCCCAGAAATGTTGGAGTCATAGATGATCCCGATGGATACGGCAAAGTCGGAAATCCTGTTTGTGGGGACCTCATGGAGATCTTCATAAAGGTGGGGGATGAGAAAATAGAGGACATCAAGTTCAGGACGTTCGGCTGCGGGGCCGCAATCGCCACGAGCAGCATGATAACGGAGATGGCTAGAGGAAAGAGCCTGGAGGAGGCGATGAGGATAACAAGAAATGACGTGGCAGATGCTCTCGATGGCCTGCCTCCACAGAAGATGCACTGCTCCAACCTCGCGGCAGATGCTCTGCATGCAGCCATCAACGACTACCTCTCGAAAAAGCAAAAGCATTAA
- the thsA gene encoding thermosome subunit alpha, producing MAGMSGYPIIILKEGAKRDVGREAQHKNITAARAVAEAVRTTLGPRGMDKMLVDSNGDVVVTNDGATVLWELDIEHPVAKMIVEVARAQDDEVGDGTTTAVVLAGELLKKAEELLDKGVHPTTIVQGYKTAEAKASEILESMSVEVTRDNREVLRKIAMTAMTGKGIEAMKEKLADIVVDAALAIEDNGKVDVENRVKIVKITGGSLADTELVHGIVLELERLNPEMPRRVENARIALLDATLELKKLGTDAKITISEVEGLRNFKEGEKKVLEAQVEALAKAGANVVLCQKGIGVAASHFLAKHNMLAARRVKDEDMKMLALATGARIIGDPMQASSQDLGHARVVEDRKIKKDKHMIFIEGCRDPKAVTIVVHGGSEVFLDEMERALNDALMVVGDVLSYRKIVPGGGAPEVEVAERMREYAATLSGREQLAVKAFADAVEVIPRTLAENAGLDPIDAIVALRAKHGEGHKAYGVNVLNGGTADMLDGGVVEPLKVKLQAVKSAAEVATMILRVDDVIAAKREELKPKPGQSPHDYTRM from the coding sequence TTGGCTGGAATGAGCGGCTATCCGATCATCATTTTAAAGGAAGGTGCCAAGCGTGATGTGGGACGTGAGGCCCAGCATAAAAACATAACAGCGGCGAGGGCAGTGGCAGAGGCTGTGAGAACAACCCTTGGCCCGAGGGGCATGGACAAGATGCTGGTGGACAGCAATGGTGACGTGGTGGTAACAAATGATGGCGCAACGGTACTCTGGGAGCTGGACATCGAGCATCCGGTCGCCAAGATGATCGTGGAGGTTGCAAGGGCGCAGGATGACGAGGTGGGAGATGGAACCACGACAGCTGTCGTCCTTGCGGGAGAGCTTCTTAAGAAGGCAGAGGAACTGCTTGATAAAGGCGTCCATCCCACTACAATCGTTCAGGGTTACAAGACTGCTGAGGCGAAGGCCAGCGAGATTCTCGAGAGCATGTCGGTCGAGGTCACAAGAGATAACAGAGAGGTGCTGAGAAAGATAGCAATGACCGCAATGACCGGCAAGGGCATCGAGGCGATGAAAGAGAAGCTTGCAGATATTGTGGTGGATGCAGCTCTCGCCATCGAGGACAACGGGAAGGTGGATGTTGAGAACAGGGTGAAGATAGTTAAGATCACCGGCGGGAGCCTCGCAGACACAGAGCTCGTTCACGGCATCGTTCTCGAGCTAGAGCGCCTGAATCCTGAGATGCCCAGAAGGGTCGAGAATGCGAGGATCGCCCTGCTGGATGCGACGCTCGAGTTGAAGAAGCTTGGAACGGACGCAAAGATAACGATCTCAGAGGTCGAGGGTCTCAGGAACTTCAAGGAGGGTGAGAAGAAAGTCCTGGAGGCACAGGTTGAGGCTCTCGCGAAGGCTGGAGCAAATGTGGTGCTGTGCCAGAAGGGCATCGGCGTTGCTGCATCGCACTTCCTGGCAAAGCACAACATGCTCGCCGCACGCAGAGTCAAGGACGAGGATATGAAGATGCTCGCCCTCGCAACCGGCGCGAGGATCATAGGCGATCCGATGCAGGCATCGTCGCAGGATCTTGGGCATGCCAGGGTCGTTGAGGACAGGAAGATCAAGAAGGACAAGCACATGATCTTCATTGAGGGGTGCAGGGACCCGAAGGCAGTGACAATCGTAGTCCACGGCGGATCCGAAGTCTTCCTGGACGAGATGGAGAGGGCCCTGAACGATGCCCTGATGGTCGTTGGCGATGTGCTCTCGTACAGAAAGATAGTCCCGGGCGGCGGCGCTCCTGAGGTCGAGGTCGCTGAGAGGATGAGGGAGTACGCTGCGACGCTCAGCGGCAGGGAGCAGCTGGCAGTGAAGGCATTTGCAGATGCTGTCGAGGTAATACCCAGGACGCTTGCAGAGAACGCAGGACTTGATCCGATAGACGCCATTGTAGCTCTGAGAGCAAAGCATGGGGAGGGTCACAAAGCGTATGGAGTCAATGTGCTTAACGGAGGTACTGCGGATATGCTCGATGGCGGTGTTGTGGAGCCGCTCAAGGTCAAGCTGCAGGCGGTGAAGTCAGCAGCAGAAGTCGCCACAATGATCCTCAGGGTGGATGATGTGATAGCTGCTAAGAGAGAGGAGCTCAAGCCGAAGCCAGGCCAGAGTCCACACGACTACACGAGGATGTAA
- a CDS encoding nucleotide exchange factor GrpE has translation MADELSEKSVEGTEEDGESAPAEGTTEGVPVDEVAKLRQELEDVKRIADERLEQLLRCRAELDNVIKRNSREREELARFASEAIIKKLLVFLDSLEQAAKHDEGAKALYDQLLDIMRSEGLEPIDAVGKKFDPFVHEAMMQVESQEAEDGIVVQEFQKGYTLHSRVIRTSKVAVAKHG, from the coding sequence ATGGCAGATGAACTTTCAGAGAAGTCCGTTGAGGGCACTGAAGAGGATGGGGAATCAGCTCCTGCCGAAGGCACCACTGAAGGCGTTCCTGTGGATGAAGTAGCGAAACTGCGGCAGGAGCTTGAAGATGTTAAGAGGATTGCGGATGAGAGGCTCGAGCAGCTGTTGAGATGCAGGGCAGAGCTGGACAACGTCATAAAAAGAAACTCCCGGGAGAGGGAGGAGCTCGCAAGGTTCGCATCAGAGGCGATCATAAAAAAGCTCTTGGTATTTCTGGACAGCCTGGAGCAGGCAGCAAAGCACGACGAGGGCGCGAAGGCACTTTACGATCAGCTTCTGGATATAATGAGATCTGAGGGCCTGGAGCCGATAGATGCTGTGGGGAAGAAATTCGATCCGTTTGTGCATGAGGCGATGATGCAGGTCGAATCCCAGGAGGCTGAGGATGGGATCGTGGTCCAGGAGTTCCAGAAGGGGTACACACTTCATTCAAGAGTCATAAGAACATCAAAGGTAGCTGTCGCAAAACATGGATAA
- a CDS encoding non-histone chromosomal MC1 family protein yields MAEKKSEKRNFALRDAEGNEIGVFSGKQPRQAALKAANRGFTDIRLRERGTKKVHIFKGWRTQVPKPPNAPAWMPDMIWKPNVKKIGIEKLDKI; encoded by the coding sequence ATGGCGGAAAAAAAGTCTGAGAAGAGGAACTTCGCATTGAGGGATGCCGAAGGAAACGAGATCGGTGTCTTCAGCGGGAAGCAGCCGAGACAGGCGGCGCTCAAGGCTGCAAACAGAGGGTTCACGGATATCAGGCTGAGAGAGAGGGGGACGAAGAAGGTCCACATCTTCAAGGGATGGAGGACTCAGGTGCCGAAGCCACCAAATGCGCCCGCATGGATGCCGGACATGATCTGGAAGCCGAACGTCAAGAAGATCGGAATAGAGAAGCTGGATAAGATTTAG